From a single Streptomyces liliifuscus genomic region:
- a CDS encoding GNAT family N-acetyltransferase — protein MLIREAAAGDWPRIWPFWHRIVAAAETYAWDPDTSEEDARALWMAQGKRVYVAEDATGAVVGSAYVTPNYGGPASHIANAGFMVDPAHSGRGIGRALANHILDSAKADGYRAMVFNAVVETNPALNLWLSLGFTIVGTIPDAYDHPTRGRVGLHVMHRAL, from the coding sequence ATGCTGATCAGAGAAGCCGCGGCCGGTGACTGGCCGCGGATCTGGCCTTTCTGGCACCGGATCGTCGCCGCCGCCGAGACCTACGCGTGGGACCCGGACACGTCCGAGGAGGACGCCCGCGCCCTGTGGATGGCCCAGGGCAAGCGCGTGTACGTCGCCGAGGACGCCACCGGAGCGGTGGTCGGCTCCGCCTACGTCACCCCCAACTACGGCGGCCCCGCCTCCCACATCGCCAACGCCGGCTTCATGGTCGACCCCGCCCACTCGGGCCGAGGCATCGGCCGCGCCCTGGCCAACCACATCCTGGACTCGGCCAAGGCCGACGGCTACCGAGCGATGGTCTTCAACGCGGTAGTCGAAACCAACCCCGCGCTCAACCTCTGGCTCTCCCTGGGCTTCACCATCGTTGGCACGATCCCGGACGCCTACGACCACCCGACCCGAGGCAGGGTGGGCCTGCACGTCATGCACCGGGCTCTCTGA
- a CDS encoding alpha-L-fucosidase, producing the protein MAVSRRLFVTAAASLVASSGTSLALASSASASTASASASASAEEPWYRIPVSPDDTPEELVRKASQVRPTERQIAWQALERTAFLHFGVNTFTGLEWGMGDEDPDLFQPVGLDTDQWARALRDGGFKLAILTVKHHDGFVLYQSRYTNHSVASSSWQGGQGDVLRSFADSMRRHGLKVGVYISPADENQYLHGVYANGSARSERTIPTRVPGDDRPDGPTFTLPATDYGAHMLDQLYEVLTEYGPVDEVWFDGAQGRIPPDKVEKYDWDSWYTLIRTLVPDATVAVSGPDVRWVGNEGGFARENEWSVVPVQEKDNGRMDFALSYDAPDMGGRDALVAAQPVADYLQWWPAEADVSIRDGWFYHADQQPKSVQQLTDIYFGSVGRNAVLLLNIPPDKQGLLPAADVTRLREFRERIDNELPEDLARGARVTTSPGTITVDLGRTREVNRIRLAEDIRHGQQVEGFVVEAHTGGAWKRVAGSGTLGASRILLLPTPVRARHWRVRVTQSRQRPHLAQFALYRSRT; encoded by the coding sequence ATGGCAGTCTCCAGACGTCTCTTCGTCACGGCCGCCGCCTCGCTCGTGGCGTCGAGCGGTACGTCCCTGGCCCTGGCGTCCTCGGCATCCGCTTCCACGGCTTCCGCTTCGGCCTCCGCCTCGGCCGAAGAACCGTGGTACCGAATCCCCGTCAGCCCCGACGACACCCCGGAGGAACTGGTCCGCAAGGCGTCCCAAGTCCGGCCCACGGAACGGCAGATCGCCTGGCAGGCCCTCGAACGCACCGCCTTCCTGCACTTCGGCGTGAACACCTTCACCGGTCTCGAATGGGGCATGGGGGACGAGGACCCCGACCTCTTCCAACCGGTCGGCCTCGACACCGACCAGTGGGCCCGTGCCCTGCGCGACGGCGGCTTCAAGCTCGCCATCCTCACCGTCAAGCACCACGACGGCTTCGTGCTCTACCAGTCCCGCTACACCAACCACTCGGTGGCGTCGAGCAGTTGGCAGGGCGGACAGGGCGACGTCCTGCGCTCGTTCGCCGACTCGATGCGGCGCCACGGTCTCAAGGTCGGTGTCTACATCTCCCCGGCCGACGAGAACCAGTACCTGCACGGCGTGTACGCCAATGGCAGTGCCCGCTCCGAGCGCACCATCCCCACCCGTGTCCCGGGCGACGACCGCCCGGACGGACCCACCTTCACGCTCCCGGCCACCGACTACGGCGCCCATATGCTCGACCAGCTCTACGAGGTCCTCACCGAGTACGGGCCCGTCGACGAGGTCTGGTTCGACGGCGCCCAGGGCCGTATCCCGCCGGACAAGGTCGAGAAGTACGACTGGGACAGCTGGTACACGCTGATCCGGACGCTCGTCCCGGACGCCACGGTCGCCGTGTCCGGACCCGACGTGCGCTGGGTCGGCAACGAGGGCGGGTTCGCCCGCGAGAACGAGTGGAGCGTCGTCCCCGTCCAGGAGAAGGACAACGGGCGCATGGACTTCGCGCTCTCGTACGACGCACCCGACATGGGCGGCCGGGACGCCCTGGTCGCCGCGCAGCCCGTGGCCGACTACCTCCAGTGGTGGCCGGCCGAGGCCGATGTCTCCATCCGGGACGGCTGGTTCTACCACGCCGACCAACAGCCCAAGTCCGTACAGCAGTTGACGGACATCTACTTCGGCTCGGTGGGCCGCAACGCGGTACTCCTGCTCAACATCCCACCGGACAAGCAGGGCCTCCTCCCGGCCGCCGACGTCACCCGCCTACGAGAGTTCCGCGAACGAATCGACAACGAACTGCCGGAGGACCTGGCCCGCGGCGCCCGGGTCACCACCTCCCCGGGCACGATCACGGTCGACCTGGGCCGAACCCGTGAAGTGAACCGGATCCGCCTCGCGGAGGACATCCGCCACGGGCAACAGGTGGAGGGCTTCGTGGTCGAGGCCCACACCGGGGGAGCCTGGAAGCGCGTCGCAGGGTCGGGCACGCTCGGCGCGAGCCGCATCCTGCTCCTGCCGACTCCCGTACGGGCAAGGCACTGGCGTGTACGAGTGACACAGTCACGCCAACGGCCGCACCTGGCCCAGTTTGCCCTGTACCGCTCGCGAACCTGA
- a CDS encoding MBL fold metallo-hydrolase, translating to MAARIEHLVTSGTFSLDGGTWDVDNNVWIVGDDSEAVVIDAAHDADAIAEALGDRTLRAIVCTHAHNDHIDAAPALAARTGAPILLHPDDLPLWKQTHPDRLPDGELTDGQQLSVAGVELTVLHTPGHAPGAVCLHAPELGTVFTGDTLFQGGPGATGRSFSHFPTIVESIRTRLLALPPETVVRTGHGDSTTVGAEAPHLQEWIDRGH from the coding sequence ATGGCCGCCCGTATCGAGCACCTGGTCACGTCGGGCACGTTCAGCCTGGACGGCGGCACCTGGGACGTCGACAACAACGTCTGGATCGTGGGTGACGACTCCGAGGCGGTGGTCATCGACGCGGCGCACGACGCCGACGCCATCGCCGAGGCGCTTGGCGACCGCACGCTGAGGGCCATCGTCTGCACCCACGCCCACAACGACCACATCGACGCGGCCCCCGCCCTCGCGGCCCGCACCGGCGCTCCGATCCTGCTCCACCCGGACGACCTCCCCCTGTGGAAGCAGACCCACCCGGACCGCCTGCCGGACGGAGAACTCACCGACGGGCAGCAGCTGTCCGTGGCGGGCGTGGAGCTGACCGTCCTGCACACGCCGGGGCACGCGCCGGGCGCCGTCTGTCTGCACGCCCCGGAGCTGGGCACGGTCTTCACCGGGGACACCCTGTTCCAGGGCGGCCCGGGCGCGACGGGCCGGTCGTTCTCCCACTTCCCGACGATCGTCGAGTCGATCCGGACGCGGCTGCTCGCCCTGCCGCCGGAGACGGTGGTCCGTACGGGCCACGGCGACTCGACGACGGTCGGCGCCGAGGCCCCGCATCTGCAGGAGTGGATCGACCGAGGGCACTGA
- a CDS encoding family 20 glycosylhydrolase has translation MRTDARSTYPRRSRLVGVVAALLLLAAPVPAAQAAGGAEEAGPATPVTVPALSDWVPESGQYVYGRGTRLVADGRAERRVADTLADDLRAAGHGSVPVVSGGARTGDIVVDVAPKRAALDKEGLGKAGLGEEGYELRAGKRLSVTGATETGAFYGTRTILQLLAQGDRLPAGRTVDVPQYEERGVGVCACYIHITTDWLENLVRDMAYNKLNQLLLELKVKSDAHPEANTWGYYTKDEMRRLVALGEKYHVTIIPEINSPGHMDPWIENRPDLQLTDSDGNKQPSRLDITRPEAFAYYTSLMDEYAEVFKADSWHMGADEYMLGSDFAKYPQVLEYARAKYGANATPQDAFIDFVNRVHSYAAGKGKKLRIWNDGLTGANTVPVTAGTTVEHWLNVATKPSQLRAQGYPLMNAAYALYLVRGGFHSDTKGLYDQSWDPRSFEGEKLASREGITGAKISLWPDNGRGETENEVAVDTDPALRHIAQATWGTPHPDATYAQFTARAAAVGHAPGWRYLTRVPVADGTYTFRAGTATVTAEVKRTPDGYVTLRTANGCLEVRGGKLTLNVPLQPGVEVSRQTCATGNTLQRWQLAPAQDGYRLVNAITQMAVHVTDDGRLVQYPPDQQRPAVWQLTAG, from the coding sequence GTGCGCACGGATGCCAGGAGTACGTATCCAAGACGGTCCCGGCTGGTCGGCGTGGTGGCGGCGCTGCTGCTGCTCGCGGCCCCGGTCCCGGCGGCCCAGGCGGCCGGAGGGGCCGAGGAGGCCGGCCCGGCGACCCCTGTCACCGTCCCCGCGTTGTCCGACTGGGTGCCGGAATCCGGACAGTACGTCTACGGGCGCGGCACACGTCTCGTCGCGGACGGTAGGGCCGAGCGCCGTGTCGCCGACACCCTCGCCGACGACCTGCGCGCGGCAGGCCATGGAAGCGTCCCTGTGGTCAGCGGGGGAGCGCGTACGGGAGACATCGTTGTCGATGTCGCGCCGAAGCGGGCCGCGCTCGACAAGGAGGGGCTCGGTAAGGCGGGGCTCGGCGAGGAGGGGTACGAACTCCGCGCGGGCAAACGCCTGTCGGTGACGGGCGCCACCGAGACCGGCGCCTTCTACGGCACCCGGACCATCCTCCAACTCCTCGCCCAGGGCGACCGGTTGCCCGCCGGGCGCACGGTCGACGTGCCGCAGTACGAGGAGCGCGGCGTCGGCGTCTGCGCCTGCTACATCCACATCACGACGGACTGGCTGGAGAACCTCGTACGCGACATGGCGTACAACAAGCTCAACCAGCTGCTCCTCGAACTGAAGGTGAAGAGCGACGCGCACCCCGAGGCCAACACCTGGGGCTACTACACCAAGGACGAGATGCGACGCCTCGTCGCCCTCGGCGAGAAGTACCACGTCACGATCATCCCGGAGATCAACTCCCCTGGGCACATGGACCCGTGGATCGAGAACCGCCCGGATCTCCAGCTCACCGACTCCGACGGCAACAAGCAGCCTTCCCGGCTCGACATCACGCGCCCCGAGGCCTTCGCCTACTACACGAGCCTGATGGACGAGTACGCGGAGGTCTTCAAGGCCGACTCGTGGCACATGGGCGCCGACGAGTACATGCTCGGCTCCGACTTCGCCAAGTACCCGCAGGTCCTGGAGTACGCCAGGGCGAAGTACGGCGCGAACGCCACGCCCCAGGACGCGTTCATCGACTTCGTCAACCGCGTCCACAGCTACGCGGCGGGCAAGGGCAAGAAGCTGCGCATCTGGAACGACGGCCTCACCGGAGCCAACACCGTGCCCGTCACGGCCGGGACGACGGTCGAGCACTGGCTGAACGTGGCGACGAAGCCCAGCCAACTCCGGGCGCAGGGCTATCCGTTGATGAACGCGGCGTACGCCCTCTATCTCGTGCGTGGCGGCTTCCACTCGGACACCAAGGGCCTGTACGACCAGAGTTGGGACCCGCGCAGCTTCGAGGGCGAGAAGCTCGCCTCGCGCGAGGGCATCACCGGGGCGAAGATCAGTCTCTGGCCCGACAACGGGCGCGGCGAGACCGAGAACGAGGTCGCGGTCGACACGGATCCGGCACTGCGGCACATCGCGCAGGCCACCTGGGGCACCCCCCACCCGGACGCCACGTACGCGCAGTTCACCGCCCGCGCGGCAGCCGTGGGCCACGCGCCCGGATGGCGGTACCTCACCCGTGTGCCGGTCGCGGACGGGACGTACACCTTCCGCGCGGGGACCGCGACCGTGACGGCCGAGGTGAAGCGCACCCCGGACGGTTACGTGACCTTGAGGACCGCGAACGGATGTCTCGAAGTGCGTGGCGGCAAGCTCACCCTCAATGTGCCGCTCCAGCCCGGTGTCGAGGTGTCCCGGCAGACCTGCGCAACCGGGAACACCCTCCAGCGCTGGCAGTTGGCGCCCGCACAGGACGGCTACCGGCTCGTCAACGCGATCACACAGATGGCCGTGCACGTGACCGACGACGGTCGCCTCGTGCAGTACCCGCCGGACCAACAGCGCCCCGCCGTATGGCAGTTGACCGCCGGGTGA
- a CDS encoding amidase, producing the protein MTSWAGRTAAEIAAAVREKRVTPREVVAEHLARIELLDARVGAFRTLRATAALAEADEVAARADLAELPLAGVPVAVKDNLAVRGESTRNGTAASPDAPADEDHVTVARLRAAGAVVVGLTNCPELCVFGTTEGVYGTARNPWDTTRTAGGSSGGSAAAVAAGMVPIALGNDGMGSLRIPAANCGLIGLKPGHGVVPAGIGHGDWFGMSENGPLATTVEDARLMFSVLAGTRAETGAGTEGAAGVGPEAATGGVRAGESVTRTVAVSVRSPLVGVTVSRPYADAAREAGELLAGAGHRVRRADPPYPVWLGTTSLAHWTAGTAVDAEGLDPRRLARRTRVHAALGRRFVGSVRGGVRREQLRERFEPFFAEHEVLLTPALARRGPAAAEWHRRGWLRNVLVNTNYSPLTPPWNLTGWPAVAVPFGTLASGVPGAVQLVGRPGSEAVLLELAGQLEELRPWRRTAPLGGAGEGL; encoded by the coding sequence GTGACCAGCTGGGCCGGCCGGACCGCCGCCGAGATCGCCGCCGCCGTACGGGAGAAGCGGGTCACCCCTCGCGAGGTGGTGGCCGAGCACCTCGCCCGGATCGAGCTGCTCGACGCCCGCGTGGGTGCCTTCCGCACGCTGCGCGCGACGGCGGCGCTCGCCGAGGCGGACGAGGTGGCGGCCCGCGCCGACCTGGCCGAACTCCCCCTCGCGGGCGTGCCGGTGGCGGTCAAGGACAATCTGGCCGTACGCGGCGAGTCCACCCGCAACGGCACCGCCGCGAGCCCGGACGCTCCGGCCGACGAGGACCATGTCACCGTGGCGCGGCTGCGGGCGGCGGGTGCGGTCGTGGTGGGGCTCACGAATTGCCCTGAACTCTGCGTCTTCGGCACCACCGAGGGCGTGTACGGCACGGCCCGCAATCCGTGGGACACCACGCGCACGGCGGGCGGCTCGTCCGGCGGCAGCGCTGCCGCGGTCGCCGCCGGCATGGTGCCCATCGCGCTCGGCAACGACGGCATGGGGTCACTGCGCATACCCGCCGCCAACTGCGGGCTGATCGGTCTGAAGCCGGGGCATGGTGTCGTCCCGGCGGGCATCGGCCATGGTGACTGGTTCGGGATGTCAGAGAACGGGCCGCTGGCGACGACGGTCGAGGACGCGCGACTGATGTTCTCGGTCCTGGCCGGAACGAGAGCCGAGACGGGGGCTGGGACAGAAGGCGCGGCGGGGGTCGGGCCCGAGGCCGCGACCGGCGGCGTACGGGCCGGGGAATCCGTCACCCGGACGGTCGCCGTCTCCGTGCGGAGTCCGCTGGTGGGGGTTACCGTCAGCCGGCCCTACGCCGACGCGGCCCGTGAGGCGGGCGAGTTGCTGGCGGGTGCGGGGCATCGGGTCCGGCGGGCGGATCCGCCGTATCCCGTGTGGCTGGGGACGACCTCGCTCGCGCACTGGACCGCGGGGACGGCGGTGGATGCGGAGGGGCTCGATCCGCGGCGGTTGGCTCGGCGGACCCGGGTGCACGCGGCCTTGGGGCGGCGGTTTGTGGGGTCTGTGCGGGGTGGGGTGCGGCGGGAGCAGTTGCGGGAGCGGTTCGAGCCGTTCTTCGCGGAGCACGAGGTGTTGCTGACGCCCGCCCTTGCTCGGCGGGGGCCCGCTGCGGCGGAGTGGCACCGGCGGGGGTGGCTGCGGAATGTGTTGGTCAACACGAATTATTCGCCGTTGACGCCGCCGTGGAATCTGACGGGGTGGCCGGCTGTGGCTGTGCCGTTCGGGACGCTGGCGTCGGGGGTGCCGGGTGCTGTCCAGCTGGTGGGGCGGCCCGGTAGTGAGGCGGTGTTGCTGGAGTTGGCGGGGCAGTTGGAGGAGCTACGGCCTTGGAGGCGGACGGCTCCGCTGGGGGGTGCGGGGGAAGGGTTGTAG
- a CDS encoding SDR family oxidoreductase: MTSSYGLQGRVAVVTGASRGIGLAVAEGLVAAGARVCVTGRGAEDVRRAAAGLGAVGIAGTVADPAHLRELAELAMDEFGRIDIVVNNAATNQPYGPLMDADPELWREAFTVNVEAPLRLVQYAWRAWMADHGGSVINICTEGATHVGPNVGAYSTTKAALLHMTRQLAGELAPRVRVNSVSPGLVRTEMARFVWEQAENDLAAGLPLGRIGEPEDIARAVLWLASDAAEWITGTDLLVDGGTRVRAAHTATPYAVHERLRSQAPGRDAS; encoded by the coding sequence ATGACGTCGTCGTACGGACTTCAGGGCAGGGTCGCCGTCGTCACCGGGGCCTCGCGCGGGATCGGGCTGGCCGTCGCCGAGGGGCTGGTGGCGGCGGGGGCACGGGTGTGTGTCACGGGCCGGGGCGCCGAGGACGTGCGCCGGGCCGCCGCCGGGCTGGGCGCCGTGGGGATCGCGGGCACCGTCGCGGACCCCGCGCATCTGCGGGAGCTGGCCGAGCTGGCGATGGACGAGTTCGGCCGTATCGACATCGTGGTGAACAACGCGGCGACCAACCAGCCCTACGGCCCGCTCATGGACGCCGACCCGGAGCTCTGGCGCGAGGCATTCACGGTCAACGTCGAGGCACCGCTGCGGCTGGTCCAGTACGCGTGGCGGGCCTGGATGGCCGACCACGGCGGCTCGGTGATCAACATCTGCACCGAGGGCGCGACGCACGTGGGCCCGAACGTCGGTGCCTACTCCACGACGAAGGCAGCCCTGCTCCACATGACCCGACAACTCGCGGGCGAACTGGCCCCGAGGGTCCGGGTCAACTCCGTCTCCCCCGGTCTCGTCCGCACCGAGATGGCCCGCTTCGTATGGGAACAGGCCGAGAACGACCTCGCGGCCGGCCTCCCCCTGGGCCGCATCGGCGAACCGGAGGACATCGCGAGGGCGGTGCTCTGGCTGGCTTCGGACGCGGCGGAGTGGATCACGGGAACGGACTTGCTGGTGGACGGCGGAACAAGAGTGCGCGCAGCGCACACGGCAACGCCGTACGCCGTGCACGAGCGCCTGC
- a CDS encoding S-(hydroxymethyl)mycothiol dehydrogenase, which produces MAAQQVRGVIAPGKNEPVEIRTILIPDPGPGEAVVKVQACGVCHTDLHYKQGGISDDYPFLLGHEAAGVVEAVGEGVTDVAPGDFVVLNWRAVCGQCRACLRGRPWYCFNTHNAKQKMTLEDGTELSPALGIGAFAEKTLVAAGQCTKVDPSVSPAVAGLLGCGVMAGIGAAINTGNVGRGDSVAVIGCGGVGDAAIAGANLAGAARIIAVDIDDRKLEKARTMGATHTVNSKETDPVEAIRELTGGFGADVVIEAVGRPETYKQAFYARDLAGTVVLVGVPTPEMKLELPLLDVFGRGGALKSSWYGDCLPSRDFPMLIDLHQQGRLDLAAFVTETIELDAVEQAFDRMHQGDVLRSVVML; this is translated from the coding sequence ATGGCCGCCCAGCAGGTACGCGGTGTCATCGCCCCCGGTAAGAACGAACCGGTGGAGATCCGGACGATTCTCATCCCGGACCCGGGTCCCGGCGAGGCCGTCGTGAAGGTGCAGGCCTGCGGGGTCTGTCACACCGACCTGCACTACAAGCAGGGCGGCATCAGCGACGACTACCCGTTCCTTCTCGGCCACGAGGCGGCCGGTGTGGTGGAGGCGGTCGGCGAGGGCGTCACCGACGTGGCGCCCGGCGACTTCGTCGTCCTCAACTGGCGTGCGGTGTGCGGCCAGTGCCGCGCCTGTCTGCGCGGCCGCCCCTGGTACTGCTTCAACACGCACAACGCCAAGCAGAAGATGACCCTGGAGGACGGCACGGAGCTCTCCCCCGCCCTGGGCATCGGCGCCTTCGCCGAGAAGACCCTGGTCGCGGCCGGCCAGTGCACCAAGGTCGACCCGTCGGTGTCCCCCGCGGTCGCGGGCCTCCTCGGCTGCGGTGTGATGGCGGGCATCGGCGCCGCCATCAACACGGGCAACGTGGGCCGTGGCGACTCGGTGGCCGTCATCGGCTGCGGCGGCGTCGGGGACGCGGCGATCGCCGGCGCCAACCTGGCCGGTGCCGCGCGGATCATCGCCGTCGACATCGACGACCGGAAGCTGGAGAAGGCCCGCACGATGGGCGCCACCCACACGGTCAACTCCAAGGAGACGGACCCCGTCGAGGCGATCCGCGAGCTGACCGGCGGCTTCGGCGCCGATGTCGTCATCGAGGCGGTCGGCCGCCCCGAGACGTACAAGCAGGCGTTCTACGCCCGGGATCTGGCGGGCACGGTGGTCCTGGTCGGTGTGCCGACACCGGAGATGAAGCTGGAGCTGCCCCTGCTGGACGTCTTCGGCCGCGGCGGCGCCCTCAAGTCGTCCTGGTACGGCGACTGCCTTCCCTCCCGCGACTTCCCGATGCTGATCGACCTCCACCAGCAGGGGCGCCTCGACCTGGCGGCCTTCGTGACGGAGACGATCGAACTGGACGCGGTGGAGCAGGCCTTCGACCGCATGCACCAGGGTGACGTCCTGCGCTCGGTGGTGATGCTGTGA
- a CDS encoding HD domain-containing protein — translation MELRSVEELMDLLHACRGSRNTAGHGGAPVDLHDHALQTAALLRRSRPADKELQVAGLVHVIGQLLRPGDVAGHADHAADTVRPLLGERVSRLVRLHRDGWEDDPVMEDVQTLRQADEASWASGLDAGVLEDWRTVLELVAARHARPRTVG, via the coding sequence ATGGAGCTGCGCAGTGTCGAAGAGCTGATGGATCTGCTGCACGCCTGCCGAGGGTCCCGGAACACCGCCGGCCACGGCGGCGCTCCGGTCGATCTCCACGACCACGCGCTGCAGACCGCGGCGCTGCTGCGTCGAAGTCGCCCCGCCGACAAGGAACTCCAGGTGGCGGGGCTGGTGCATGTCATCGGGCAGCTGTTGCGACCCGGTGATGTCGCGGGACACGCGGACCACGCGGCCGACACGGTCCGTCCGCTGCTCGGCGAGCGCGTCTCCCGTCTCGTACGCCTCCACAGGGACGGGTGGGAGGACGACCCGGTCATGGAGGACGTCCAGACCCTGCGGCAGGCGGACGAGGCCTCGTGGGCGTCTGGTCTGGACGCGGGGGTCCTGGAGGACTGGCGCACGGTGCTGGAGCTGGTCGCGGCACGTCACGCACGGCCCAGGACCGTCGGCTGA